In one window of Myotis daubentonii chromosome 13, mMyoDau2.1, whole genome shotgun sequence DNA:
- the LOC132214527 gene encoding small ribosomal subunit protein uS14-like, whose product MGHQKLDWSHPRKSGQGSRSCSVCSNQLGLVWKYGLNMWHRCFRRDPKDTGFLRLD is encoded by the coding sequence ATGGGTCACCAGAAACTCGACTGGAGCCACCCGAGAAAATCCGGCCAGGGTTCTCGTTCTTGCAGCGTCTGTTCAAACCAGCTCGGTCTGGTCTGGAAATACGGGCTCAACATGTGGCACCGGTGTTTCCGTCGGGACCCGAAGGACACAGGCTTCCTTAGGCTGGACTAA